TAATAATTAAAAAATTGATATGAATGCTAAGTGCTTTGTTTTATTACTAATGTCTAAATATTTTTCTCAAGAAAATGTTTTACTGCGTAACCTTTTTTTAATGAAGTATTAAAATTTAACTTATATTTAATCTCGAATGTATCGGCATAAACCATCCCTAATAGAAACTATATAAAATACATTTAGATGTTTTATTTAAAGAAATTAGAACGCCTACAAGAATAGATAGCAAATTTGATGTCAACCAAATCTGATTCATTAAAAGGAAAGCTTACAGAAAATTTTTATGAATTTTCTCAACTATCTGACTATTCTTTTATGGATTCTCTTAAAGCAGATCCTAAATCAACAAAAGATGGAAATGATCATAAGCCGCGTTCAGTATATTCAGGTCATTACGTACCAGTTGTTCCAACTGCTATTCCAAATCCAGAATATATTTCCCATAGCAACAAACTTTTTAAAGAACTAAGGCTAAGTTCAGATCTTACTAAAGACAAGAATTTTTGTCGTTTTTTCTCAGGTGATATTTCTGTTGCTAATTATCCAATGAGTCCTGTTGGTTGGGCAACAGGTTATGCATTATCAATTTACGGGACTGAATATACCCAGCAATGTCCCTTTGGCACTGGCAATGGTTATGGCGATGGCAGAGCAATTTCTGTTTTTGAAGGTTTATTCAATGGGAAAAGAATGGAAATGCAACTTAAAGGAGGAGGTCCAACTCCCTACTGTCGTGGAGCAGATGGTAGAGCTGTCTTAAGGTCTAGCGTACGAGAATTTCTCGCACAGGAGTTAATGGATGCCTTGGGAATCCCTACCTCAAGATCTTTAACACTTTATGTCTCACGTTCAGAAATAGTTAAAAGACCGTGGTATTCCAAAGGGTCAAGGTATTTTGAACCTGACATCATGATTGATAATCTAGCGGCAATTACTACGAGAGTCGCTCCATCTTTTTTACGTGTAGGCCAGATTGAACTTTTTGCAAGACGAGTTCGGGATAATGCGCATGATGAGGCCCTCAATGAACTAAAGATGATAGTTAAACATCTTATTGATAGAAATTATAAAGATGAAATTGAATTTGAGATTTCAATTGAAAGTAAGGTATTAAAACTGG
The genomic region above belongs to Prochlorococcus marinus XMU1405 and contains:
- a CDS encoding protein adenylyltransferase SelO family protein — protein: MSTKSDSLKGKLTENFYEFSQLSDYSFMDSLKADPKSTKDGNDHKPRSVYSGHYVPVVPTAIPNPEYISHSNKLFKELRLSSDLTKDKNFCRFFSGDISVANYPMSPVGWATGYALSIYGTEYTQQCPFGTGNGYGDGRAISVFEGLFNGKRMEMQLKGGGPTPYCRGADGRAVLRSSVREFLAQELMDALGIPTSRSLTLYVSRSEIVKRPWYSKGSRYFEPDIMIDNLAAITTRVAPSFLRVGQIELFARRVRDNAHDEALNELKMIVKHLIDRNYKDEIEFEISIESKVLKLASLYRSRLISLIANWMRVGYCQGNFNSDNCAAGGYTLDYGPFGFCELFDPRFQPWTGGGEHFSFFNQPSAAAINFKTFCSSLSPLLSGNKQYQEKLDQIEKDFSELMNKELKKMWANKLGLEHYNETLINEFFNLMVISKADYTILFRKLSEISDNLDSLKDSFYFPIDNELTNRWEVWLKNWQSILKKEGNIKAKSASMKSINPVYTWREWMVVPAYEEAEKGNYKKIKELQDVFSNPYIEQSSEIDQKYNRLKPSQYFNYGGVSHYSCSS